A stretch of Metabacillus sp. FJAT-52054 DNA encodes these proteins:
- a CDS encoding SMI1/KNR4 family protein, which translates to MELYNCIDFWAEGEEPVSDADIRLAEKKLGVKLPPSYKELLKVKNGGTLNYPKFFLEEKDKERITIPEINGIDFEGEKGILASKHWIKECGLPNHIIILWGDYHSWIALDYNETNQHPTVVYLYTDYENWNWNQIEIAKDFDRFLKKLSRGYILHPEKLKPSYTRKKK; encoded by the coding sequence TTGGAGCTCTACAATTGTATAGATTTTTGGGCTGAAGGCGAAGAACCTGTATCGGATGCAGATATTAGGCTTGCTGAGAAAAAGTTAGGAGTAAAACTTCCTCCATCCTATAAAGAATTACTAAAAGTAAAGAACGGCGGAACGTTAAATTACCCTAAGTTTTTTTTAGAAGAAAAAGATAAAGAACGAATAACTATTCCAGAGATCAATGGAATTGATTTTGAAGGAGAAAAAGGAATTCTTGCTTCTAAGCATTGGATTAAGGAGTGTGGTCTGCCTAATCATATAATCATTCTTTGGGGTGATTATCATAGTTGGATTGCATTGGACTATAATGAAACCAATCAACATCCCACAGTAGTTTATTTATATACAGATTATGAGAATTGGAATTGGAACCAGATCGAAATAGCGAAGGATTTTGACCGTTTTCTAAAAAAATTATCCCGTGGTTACATTTTACATCCTGAAAAATTAAAACCAAGCTATACGAGAAAGAAAAAGTGA
- a CDS encoding ABC transporter ATP-binding protein → MIQINDLSHSFFVGKKGKEREIPVLTGISLDIEKGEIASIVGRSGSGKSTLLNLISGFMKPVAGQILINGQDVTQFNEKKWAEFRLENFGFIFQNFQLIPSLSTFENIALPLTLRGVSASQRKIRVNEMLGRVGLLEQANHYPNELSGGQQQRVSIARALILNPQIILADEPTGSLDSETEKEILGLIQELNREKGITFFIITHDDEVAEISHKRFNLHDGVLVNGGVPVEA, encoded by the coding sequence ATGATACAAATCAACGACCTATCTCATTCCTTCTTTGTCGGCAAAAAAGGGAAGGAGAGGGAAATTCCGGTGCTGACCGGTATTTCCCTTGATATTGAAAAGGGTGAAATTGCTTCAATTGTCGGCCGGAGCGGATCAGGGAAATCGACGCTGCTGAATTTGATTTCAGGATTTATGAAGCCGGTTGCGGGACAGATTCTTATTAATGGACAGGATGTAACTCAATTTAATGAAAAGAAGTGGGCGGAGTTCCGACTAGAGAACTTTGGGTTTATCTTTCAGAATTTTCAGTTGATACCGAGTCTGTCAACCTTTGAAAATATTGCTCTTCCTTTAACACTTAGAGGAGTTTCTGCATCTCAGCGGAAAATCAGAGTGAATGAAATGCTTGGCCGTGTTGGTCTTTTAGAGCAGGCGAACCATTATCCAAATGAGCTTTCGGGCGGTCAGCAGCAGCGTGTCAGTATTGCGAGGGCTCTCATTTTGAATCCTCAGATCATTCTCGCGGATGAACCGACTGGAAGCCTGGATTCAGAAACAGAAAAAGAGATTCTCGGTCTGATACAAGAGCTGAACCGTGAAAAGGGAATTACCTTTTTCATCATTACTCATGATGATGAAGTAGCGGAAATCAGTCATAAGCGCTTCAATCTTCATGATGGCGTTTTAGTGAACGGGGGTGTGCCGGTTGAAGCTTAA
- a CDS encoding MFS transporter has product MPRSLWLLVIGMIINVTGASFLWPLNTIYIHDELGKSLTVAGVILMLNAGASVIGNLAGGVLFDKIGGYRSILLGIIITLAALIGMIFFHGWPHYVILLTIVGFGSGIVFPATYALAGSVWPEGGRKSFNAIYVAQNAGVAIGSALGGLVASISFQWIFMANGLLYVLFFLVAFFGYRNIQGQTIHPTALVTKKPGMKDRTKFTALSILSIAYLLCWVAYVQWQSTIAAHTQTLNIDLKQYSLLWTINGLMIVLGQPLLSAFVKRFAKTLKSQMLIGMGIFMVSFVIAATAGGFSGFLTAMIILTIGEMLVWPAVPTIANDLAPKGREGFYQGFVNSTATAGRMVGPLLGGILVDLYNMPVMFAVLIGLLVISFFITMIYDRNIKYLSNQDLSAETVKG; this is encoded by the coding sequence ATGCCGCGTTCCCTATGGCTTCTCGTAATTGGGATGATCATAAATGTAACCGGGGCTTCTTTTTTATGGCCTCTTAATACGATATATATACACGATGAGCTGGGAAAATCGCTGACCGTAGCAGGCGTCATCCTTATGCTGAATGCAGGCGCTAGTGTAATTGGAAATTTAGCGGGCGGGGTTTTGTTCGATAAAATCGGAGGCTATCGCTCGATTTTGCTTGGTATCATCATTACGCTTGCAGCTTTGATTGGAATGATTTTTTTCCATGGCTGGCCGCACTACGTTATTCTGCTTACAATCGTTGGATTCGGATCAGGGATTGTTTTCCCCGCAACCTATGCTCTAGCAGGCAGTGTCTGGCCTGAAGGCGGAAGAAAATCATTTAACGCGATTTATGTAGCACAAAACGCCGGGGTAGCCATCGGTTCCGCATTAGGCGGACTGGTTGCATCCATTTCATTTCAATGGATTTTTATGGCGAACGGATTGCTGTATGTTCTCTTTTTTTTGGTGGCATTTTTCGGATACCGAAATATTCAAGGGCAAACGATTCATCCGACCGCCCTGGTAACAAAAAAACCAGGCATGAAGGACCGCACAAAATTCACCGCGCTATCCATCCTGTCCATTGCCTACCTGCTTTGCTGGGTCGCCTACGTACAATGGCAGTCAACAATTGCCGCACATACTCAAACGCTGAACATTGACCTGAAGCAATACAGTCTCCTATGGACGATTAACGGACTGATGATTGTACTTGGCCAGCCTTTGCTTTCTGCTTTTGTTAAACGCTTTGCAAAAACGCTCAAGTCCCAAATGCTGATTGGAATGGGAATCTTCATGGTATCCTTCGTCATCGCTGCAACAGCAGGCGGATTCTCCGGATTCTTGACTGCCATGATCATTTTAACCATTGGGGAAATGCTCGTTTGGCCTGCTGTGCCTACCATTGCAAATGACCTCGCTCCAAAAGGAAGAGAAGGCTTCTACCAGGGATTCGTAAACAGCACAGCGACCGCTGGAAGAATGGTAGGCCCTCTGTTGGGAGGTATTTTAGTAGACTTGTACAACATGCCGGTCATGTTTGCCGTGCTGATTGGCCTGCTTGTTATTAGCTTCTTCATTACGATGATATACGACCGCAATATAAAATATCTTTCAAATCAAGACCTTTCCGCCGAAACGGTGAAAGGGTAA
- a CDS encoding DUF4257 domain-containing protein — protein sequence MTAQILIASIIGGIMGIVSHIKKRGRLEKPRMTKRFIYLGFYEDFAVGTIAAIMLVLSSEPQSSFQLVLLSIIAGYSGEAVLKSFEFSAQQEQPEGPPTKNCPSHKPPLP from the coding sequence TTGACAGCTCAAATCTTAATTGCCAGTATCATCGGAGGCATAATGGGGATTGTTAGCCACATAAAAAAAAGGGGGCGTCTTGAAAAACCGAGAATGACGAAACGTTTTATCTATCTTGGATTCTATGAAGACTTTGCAGTTGGAACGATCGCGGCCATCATGCTGGTCCTCTCCTCAGAACCGCAATCCTCTTTTCAATTAGTCCTGCTATCCATCATCGCCGGATACAGCGGGGAAGCCGTACTAAAAAGCTTTGAATTTTCCGCTCAGCAAGAACAGCCTGAAGGTCCCCCAACCAAAAATTGTCCAAGTCACAAGCCGCCTCTCCCTTAA
- a CDS encoding AbrB family transcriptional regulator has protein sequence MQNNKWVSFLITLLFAVTGGIIFQLISMPIPWLIGSMVFVLIGSNIFHSTKLYWPQQIRNSGMVIVGYTIGLSFTMEALHQIGLQLPAMILLTAMLLMLSTIISILVSKLSGISFPTILMGSIPGGLSQIIPLAEETKGIDITVVTFLQVSRLIMIVFCVPLLIFSPLFGNPDHHAAGVQRAAGWDGLFPHIWIFAVICILAAIIGKKLKLPTAYLLGPMIVTIILNLSGYDGPPLPPSILNISQLMIGAYIGLMLKPERLKNKVRIAFLALLSGLLLISGSIGLSLLLTQLHPITFVSAFLSLSPGGMDQMALIGKEVNADLSVVVCYQLFRILFIFLAVPPLIRVIFRTILKRSLAAEASKIE, from the coding sequence ATGCAAAACAATAAATGGGTTTCATTTCTGATCACGCTGCTTTTTGCAGTGACCGGCGGAATCATATTTCAGCTTATTTCAATGCCAATACCATGGCTGATCGGCTCCATGGTTTTTGTACTGATCGGATCAAACATTTTTCATAGCACAAAGCTATACTGGCCTCAGCAAATACGAAATTCAGGCATGGTGATCGTCGGCTATACGATTGGATTGTCGTTTACAATGGAGGCACTGCATCAAATTGGACTGCAGCTTCCCGCCATGATCCTGCTGACCGCGATGCTTCTCATGCTTTCAACCATCATTTCAATACTCGTTTCCAAGCTATCCGGGATTTCTTTTCCCACCATTTTAATGGGCAGTATACCAGGCGGGCTGAGCCAGATCATTCCACTTGCAGAGGAAACAAAGGGGATCGACATAACTGTTGTCACCTTTCTCCAGGTATCCAGGCTGATAATGATTGTCTTCTGTGTACCGCTGCTCATTTTCAGTCCCTTGTTTGGAAATCCGGACCATCATGCTGCAGGCGTTCAGAGGGCTGCCGGCTGGGACGGGCTATTCCCTCACATTTGGATTTTCGCAGTCATCTGTATACTGGCAGCAATCATCGGAAAAAAATTAAAACTGCCGACGGCCTACTTGCTCGGACCGATGATTGTGACCATTATTCTGAATCTATCAGGGTATGACGGACCGCCTCTTCCTCCATCCATCCTGAATATCTCGCAGCTGATGATCGGTGCGTACATCGGACTCATGCTGAAGCCTGAAAGACTAAAAAATAAGGTAAGAATTGCTTTCCTTGCTTTGCTAAGCGGATTGCTGCTGATTTCCGGCTCCATCGGCTTGAGTCTTCTTCTTACACAGCTTCATCCCATCACCTTTGTTAGCGCCTTTTTAAGCCTATCCCCAGGGGGAATGGACCAAATGGCGCTGATTGGAAAGGAAGTAAACGCTGATCTCTCAGTCGTAGTTTGCTACCAGCTATTCCGGATTCTATTTATCTTCCTTGCCGTTCCCCCGCTCATCAGGGTTATTTTTAGAACGATTTTGAAAAGAAGTTTGGCTGCAGAGGCATCGAAAATAGAATAA
- a CDS encoding FtsX-like permease family protein: protein MKLKDQIGFVRQNIKKNRLRVFMTILATTMGCSFLIVLASVGFGFQKTLTDEIQKQQILTEVKVEGKQDGEESAKPITSSLIKDIEETENVKAVVTRNMIEAPAKAQLEGRTGQNFTSIVTNMKQEKKANLSLDRGKMPEKPNEIVVGYHFGKQLLTENEQKQLDAYNSNPEGNVKRPEGYKKDLLNKKVTFVYTDLNGKEKSYPFVITGVSKKPARDFMEDTNVMIGDNMLKELAPLVNPDFDYEKEITYSNVNAYASSIDQVDGLTKALKDKGYLVYSITEELESMNLFFTAFKVGLIFVGTVAVLIASIGIFNTMTMAVTERTQQIGIMKAIGAQPNMIRRLFLMESAWIGVAGSVIGVVISYGISWAANKIVPLILQSTAGGGEAAPFDMQISYIPVSLVLIAAAISIGVAILSGLRPAVKATNIDVLSALRREI from the coding sequence TTGAAGCTTAAGGATCAGATCGGATTTGTCCGGCAAAATATTAAAAAGAACCGCCTTCGTGTTTTCATGACCATTCTAGCGACAACGATGGGCTGTTCCTTCCTGATTGTATTAGCTTCGGTTGGGTTTGGATTTCAAAAAACGCTGACAGATGAAATTCAAAAGCAGCAGATCCTTACGGAAGTGAAGGTTGAAGGAAAACAGGATGGAGAAGAATCTGCCAAGCCCATTACGAGCAGCTTAATAAAGGATATTGAGGAAACCGAAAATGTGAAAGCGGTCGTTACGAGAAACATGATTGAGGCCCCGGCAAAAGCTCAGTTAGAAGGAAGAACGGGACAAAATTTCACATCGATTGTTACAAATATGAAGCAGGAGAAAAAAGCGAATCTATCCCTGGACCGGGGGAAAATGCCAGAGAAGCCGAATGAAATTGTGGTTGGCTATCATTTTGGAAAACAGCTTCTCACTGAAAATGAACAGAAGCAGCTTGATGCATACAACTCAAATCCAGAAGGCAATGTGAAGAGACCTGAAGGATACAAAAAGGACTTGCTGAACAAAAAAGTAACTTTTGTGTATACCGATTTAAACGGGAAAGAAAAGTCTTATCCGTTTGTCATTACGGGAGTATCCAAAAAGCCTGCAAGAGATTTTATGGAAGACACAAATGTGATGATCGGGGACAATATGCTGAAAGAGCTGGCTCCGCTCGTCAATCCGGATTTTGATTATGAGAAGGAAATCACATATAGCAATGTGAACGCTTATGCGTCATCCATTGATCAGGTGGATGGACTGACAAAAGCACTTAAGGACAAGGGCTATCTCGTTTACTCGATTACAGAGGAGCTTGAAAGCATGAATTTGTTTTTCACTGCCTTTAAGGTTGGGCTGATCTTTGTAGGGACGGTAGCTGTACTAATCGCCTCCATTGGTATCTTCAATACGATGACAATGGCCGTAACGGAGCGAACGCAGCAAATTGGAATTATGAAGGCGATCGGTGCGCAGCCAAACATGATTAGAAGGCTGTTTTTAATGGAGAGCGCATGGATTGGGGTTGCAGGGTCTGTGATCGGGGTTGTCATTTCTTATGGAATAAGCTGGGCTGCAAATAAAATTGTACCGCTTATCCTGCAGTCAACAGCTGGCGGGGGTGAGGCCGCTCCTTTTGATATGCAGATTTCCTATATCCCGGTGTCACTCGTTCTTATTGCAGCCGCCATCAGCATTGGAGTGGCCATCCTATCCGGCCTGCGTCCAGCTGTAAAGGCGACGAATATTGATGTTTTGTCTGCACTTCGGCGTGAAATTTAA
- a CDS encoding ABC transporter permease subunit yields the protein MVIKGLILKELRQSAVLIAVSMIILIGNMPFILWEDYSSFITNRISGPYEFDFSSKFFMGIILIISFSLAVGFLGSEKQRGSMDFTLALPYSRSTIFWTKWLTGICVIVVSLLLSYGITLLQLSLYHGTAINGSFLHYFCMTGVSLIMVFTLVFAAGCMTGTSLAQGIVAISTAMLPLLVVGVVVMNLYPFMEHPPSSLVNLSEEMAIFLAPSYFAYAKELSYTQMLAPLFMTLVYLIIGYASFLKQPMERNGYFFSWKQLNLPVFIIVVLLGTLGFGGISYGSSNSITGYVIGLLIGAGIGGTLGYFLIYKKAKL from the coding sequence ATGGTAATAAAGGGGCTCATACTTAAAGAATTAAGGCAATCAGCTGTTCTTATTGCTGTGTCGATGATTATTTTGATTGGAAATATGCCCTTTATTTTATGGGAGGATTACTCTTCGTTCATTACCAATCGTATTTCTGGTCCATATGAATTTGATTTTTCATCAAAATTTTTTATGGGGATTATTTTAATTATCTCATTTTCCCTGGCAGTCGGTTTTTTAGGCAGTGAAAAACAGCGCGGGAGCATGGATTTCACTCTGGCTCTTCCTTATTCCCGAAGCACAATTTTCTGGACGAAATGGCTCACTGGAATATGCGTCATTGTCGTTTCCCTGCTTCTTTCTTATGGAATTACTTTGCTGCAGTTAAGTTTATATCATGGCACGGCGATCAACGGCAGTTTTCTTCATTATTTTTGCATGACCGGCGTTTCGCTGATTATGGTATTTACATTAGTATTTGCTGCGGGCTGTATGACAGGTACATCGCTTGCTCAAGGTATAGTGGCTATTAGCACGGCAATGCTTCCTCTTTTAGTAGTAGGGGTAGTTGTTATGAATTTATATCCGTTTATGGAGCACCCGCCGTCAAGTCTGGTGAATCTTTCTGAAGAAATGGCGATATTCTTAGCTCCTTCTTACTTTGCTTATGCTAAGGAATTGTCATATACTCAGATGCTTGCTCCTCTATTTATGACTTTAGTTTATCTGATTATTGGATATGCTTCCTTCTTGAAGCAGCCTATGGAGCGAAACGGTTATTTCTTCAGCTGGAAGCAATTAAATTTACCTGTCTTTATTATCGTGGTATTACTTGGGACATTAGGATTTGGGGGGATTTCTTACGGCTCATCAAATTCTATTACCGGATATGTAATTGGGTTGTTAATAGGTGCCGGAATAGGTGGAACCCTGGGATACTTTCTAATATATAAAAAGGCAAAATTATAA
- the leuS gene encoding leucine--tRNA ligase, with protein MSFSHKKIEQKWQKHWLSNKTFKTGEEPNRPKFYALDMFPYPSGAGLHVGHPEGFTATDILSRMKRMQGYNVLHPMGWDAFGLPAEQFALDTGNDPAVFTEQNINNFRRQIQALGFSYDWDREVNTTDPHYYKWTQWIFLKLYEKGLAYIDEVAVNWCPALGTVLANEEVIDGKSERGGHPVERRPMKQWMLKITAYADRLIEDLDEVDWPESIKEMQRNWIGRSEGAHVHFEVDGHDESFTVFTTRPDTLFGATYAVIAPEHALVSKIVTADQKEAADAYINQVKSKSDLERTDLAKDKTGVFTGAYAINPVSGEKMPIWVADYVLISYGTGAIMAVPAHDERDYEFAVKFELPIKEVVQGGDVSKEAYSGDGEHVNSEFLNRLGKEEAIQKMIEWLEENSKGEKKVTYRLRDWLFSRQRYWGEPIPIIHWEDGTMSAVPEDQLPLVLPKTTEIKPSGTGESPLANISEWVNITDPETGKKGRRETNTMPQWAGSCWYYLRYIDPTNENHLADPEKIKQWLPVDTYIGGAEHAVLHLLYARFWHKFLYDIGMVPTKEPFQKLFNQGMILGENNEKMSKSKGNVVNPDEVVESHGADTLRLYEMFMGPLEASIAWSEKGLDGARRFLDRVWRLLIEDDGKLTSKVTNSGNQALEKVYHETVKKVSENIEGLRFNTAISQLMVFTNDAYKATELPKEYMEGFVKLLSPIAPHLAEELWEKLGHSATIAYENWPQYDESKLVEDEVEVVVQFNGKVKAKLLVPAQASKEEMEKIALEDAKVKEQLEGKTIRKVIAVPGKLINIVAN; from the coding sequence ATGAGTTTCAGTCATAAGAAAATCGAACAGAAATGGCAAAAGCATTGGCTTTCCAACAAGACATTTAAAACAGGTGAGGAACCGAACCGCCCTAAATTTTATGCGCTTGATATGTTCCCGTATCCGTCAGGAGCAGGTCTTCATGTAGGGCATCCGGAAGGATTTACAGCGACAGATATTCTTTCCCGTATGAAACGGATGCAAGGATACAATGTTCTTCATCCGATGGGATGGGATGCATTCGGACTTCCTGCAGAACAATTTGCACTGGATACAGGAAATGATCCGGCAGTATTCACGGAACAGAACATCAACAATTTCAGACGCCAAATCCAGGCACTTGGCTTTTCTTATGATTGGGATCGTGAGGTCAACACGACCGATCCTCATTACTATAAATGGACACAATGGATTTTTCTCAAGCTTTATGAAAAAGGCTTAGCCTATATTGATGAGGTTGCCGTGAACTGGTGTCCGGCACTTGGTACCGTTCTTGCGAATGAAGAGGTCATTGACGGGAAAAGCGAGCGCGGCGGACATCCGGTCGAACGCCGTCCGATGAAGCAGTGGATGCTGAAAATTACAGCCTACGCGGATCGTTTGATTGAAGATTTGGATGAAGTAGACTGGCCGGAGAGCATTAAAGAAATGCAGCGCAACTGGATTGGCCGTTCCGAGGGGGCTCACGTTCATTTTGAAGTAGATGGACATGATGAGAGCTTCACCGTTTTCACAACAAGACCGGATACTCTTTTCGGTGCAACCTATGCGGTTATTGCTCCTGAGCATGCGCTAGTGAGCAAGATTGTAACAGCTGATCAAAAAGAAGCGGCAGATGCTTATATCAATCAAGTGAAATCCAAGTCTGATCTGGAAAGAACGGATCTTGCAAAGGATAAAACCGGTGTCTTCACGGGTGCATATGCCATCAATCCAGTGAGCGGCGAAAAAATGCCGATCTGGGTGGCAGATTATGTATTGATCAGTTACGGTACAGGGGCGATTATGGCGGTACCTGCCCATGATGAACGCGATTATGAATTCGCTGTGAAATTCGAGCTTCCGATTAAAGAAGTCGTTCAAGGCGGCGATGTATCGAAAGAAGCTTACTCCGGTGATGGAGAGCACGTAAACTCTGAATTCCTGAACAGATTAGGGAAAGAAGAAGCGATTCAAAAAATGATTGAATGGCTGGAAGAGAACAGCAAAGGCGAAAAGAAGGTAACATACCGCCTGCGTGACTGGCTGTTCAGCCGCCAGCGCTACTGGGGCGAGCCAATTCCGATCATTCATTGGGAAGACGGCACCATGTCCGCTGTTCCTGAAGACCAGCTTCCGCTTGTGCTTCCGAAAACAACAGAAATCAAACCGTCCGGTACAGGCGAATCCCCGCTTGCCAACATTTCAGAATGGGTGAATATAACAGATCCTGAAACGGGCAAAAAAGGACGCAGAGAAACGAACACGATGCCGCAATGGGCGGGAAGCTGCTGGTATTACCTGCGCTACATCGATCCAACGAACGAAAACCATCTAGCGGATCCGGAAAAAATCAAACAATGGCTGCCGGTTGATACGTACATCGGAGGAGCCGAGCATGCGGTGCTTCACCTTCTATACGCCCGTTTCTGGCACAAGTTCCTTTACGACATCGGCATGGTTCCAACGAAAGAACCGTTCCAAAAGCTGTTTAACCAAGGAATGATCCTTGGCGAAAATAATGAAAAAATGAGTAAATCCAAAGGCAACGTCGTCAATCCGGATGAAGTTGTTGAGAGCCATGGTGCCGATACGCTTCGTCTTTACGAAATGTTCATGGGACCGCTTGAAGCTTCCATCGCCTGGTCTGAAAAAGGACTGGATGGAGCAAGACGTTTCCTTGACCGCGTATGGAGACTGCTGATTGAAGATGACGGCAAACTGACTTCGAAGGTTACAAACAGCGGAAATCAGGCTTTAGAAAAGGTGTACCACGAAACCGTGAAAAAAGTGAGCGAAAACATTGAAGGGCTACGCTTTAACACGGCGATTTCACAGCTGATGGTATTCACAAATGATGCATATAAGGCAACTGAGCTTCCGAAAGAGTATATGGAGGGCTTTGTGAAGCTTCTTTCTCCAATCGCTCCCCATCTTGCGGAAGAGCTTTGGGAAAAGCTTGGTCACTCTGCTACCATTGCCTACGAAAACTGGCCGCAGTATGATGAGTCCAAGCTTGTGGAAGATGAAGTGGAAGTGGTCGTTCAATTCAACGGCAAGGTAAAAGCAAAGCTTCTAGTTCCAGCCCAGGCTTCGAAGGAAGAGATGGAGAAAATTGCGCTTGAAGATGCAAAAGTAAAAGAGCAGCTTGAGGGCAAAACCATCCGTAAAGTAATCGCCGTACCTGGAAAATTGATTAATATCGTTGCGAACTGA